One part of the Prosthecobacter vanneervenii genome encodes these proteins:
- a CDS encoding DUF1501 domain-containing protein: MSSEPPTPPRIRCTGPLTSRRSFMQIGLSGMASMSWPGLMRLRAQNALKPKSERTAVIFVFLPGGQSHIDTYDPKPDASSEYRGPFKTIATKVPGLRFTELMPLQAKIADKFTVLRSMYQTAGGHPAGTMQMLSGDTDTRDKPQPRLPDWMSVAHYLRSKEGQRTNALPNYTSVNPINGSYCGPAYLGDAFSAFSVTEDPNRPQFQVPNIGLADDAETRRLSDRIALRKSLDRLERAFDRQHELQALDEFEAQAASLLTAPEARDAFDLGNEDAKTRDRYGRNRWGQQLLLARRLVEAGVEIITSSLHGPLCGRTQVWDDHAVDHHIFEALRFRMGYYDQAVAALIEDIHARGLDKRVLVVVTGEFGRTPRITFDRSTGAGDASGPAGTLQPGRDHWPRAFSNLWAGGGIQTGGVIGATDKRGEDVIERPCSAHDFLATIYHHLGIDSARTTINDFNGRPVPIVTNGRLIPELSYRRA; the protein is encoded by the coding sequence ATGAGTTCGGAGCCTCCCACACCACCACGCATTCGTTGCACGGGTCCGCTGACCTCGCGCAGGAGCTTCATGCAGATCGGACTTAGCGGCATGGCCTCCATGAGCTGGCCAGGATTGATGCGGCTGCGTGCGCAGAATGCGCTCAAACCAAAATCGGAACGCACGGCGGTCATCTTTGTCTTCCTGCCCGGCGGGCAGTCGCATATTGACACCTACGATCCCAAGCCGGATGCGAGCAGCGAGTATCGCGGGCCGTTCAAAACGATCGCAACAAAGGTTCCCGGGCTGCGCTTCACAGAGCTGATGCCTTTGCAGGCGAAGATCGCGGACAAGTTCACCGTGCTGCGCTCCATGTATCAGACGGCGGGCGGGCATCCCGCTGGCACGATGCAGATGCTCTCTGGCGACACCGACACCCGGGACAAACCGCAGCCACGCCTGCCTGATTGGATGTCAGTAGCACACTATTTGCGCTCGAAGGAAGGACAGCGCACGAATGCGCTGCCAAATTACACGAGCGTCAATCCCATCAATGGCTCCTACTGCGGCCCGGCTTATCTCGGCGATGCGTTCAGCGCTTTCTCCGTCACCGAGGACCCGAACCGTCCGCAGTTTCAGGTGCCCAACATCGGTCTTGCCGATGACGCAGAGACGCGACGCCTCAGCGACCGCATTGCGTTGCGCAAGAGCCTCGACCGCCTGGAGCGCGCGTTTGACCGTCAGCACGAGCTGCAGGCTCTGGACGAGTTTGAAGCGCAGGCCGCCTCGCTGCTCACCGCACCGGAGGCACGCGATGCCTTTGACCTCGGTAATGAGGATGCCAAGACGCGCGACCGCTACGGTCGCAACCGCTGGGGCCAGCAGCTCCTGCTGGCGCGGCGTCTGGTGGAGGCCGGCGTCGAGATCATCACCAGCAGCCTGCACGGGCCGTTGTGCGGACGCACCCAGGTGTGGGACGATCACGCGGTGGATCATCACATCTTTGAGGCACTGCGCTTTCGTATGGGCTACTACGATCAGGCCGTGGCCGCGCTGATCGAGGATATTCATGCACGCGGGCTCGACAAACGCGTGCTGGTAGTCGTCACCGGCGAGTTTGGCCGCACACCGCGCATCACCTTTGACCGCAGCACCGGCGCAGGAGATGCCAGCGGCCCCGCTGGCACGCTGCAGCCAGGCCGCGACCACTGGCCGCGTGCCTTCTCCAATCTCTGGGCAGGCGGCGGCATCCAGACTGGCGGCGTGATCGGCGCCACTGACAAGCGCGGCGAAGATGTCATCGAGCGCCCGTGCAGTGCGCACGATTTCCTCGCCACGATCTACCATCACCTCGGGATCGACTCCGCCAGGACCACGATCAACGACTTCAACGGCCGCCCGGTGCCAATCGTGACGAATGGCCGGCTCATTCCCGAGCTGAGCTATCGCCGTGCATGA
- a CDS encoding response regulator encodes MQQANWHSNRSGNSRIILLVEDHDMYRDVVRAALGAYLPEYDLLEADCVAAALPLLKTRRINVVVADMTLPDGSAIDLLEQSASLLSPEVKVIVLSSHSAADMLPVLSRHDVHGFISKEQGLKALADEITSICGPEDAASPVPSGGTTGTGTGRLMTAH; translated from the coding sequence ATGCAGCAGGCAAATTGGCATTCCAATCGTTCAGGAAATTCCAGGATCATCCTGCTGGTGGAGGATCATGACATGTATCGTGATGTGGTCAGGGCCGCCTTGGGCGCTTATCTGCCTGAATATGATCTGCTTGAGGCAGATTGCGTGGCCGCCGCTCTGCCGCTTTTAAAGACGCGCCGGATCAATGTGGTCGTGGCGGACATGACCCTTCCAGACGGCTCGGCTATCGACCTGCTGGAGCAAAGCGCTTCTCTCCTCTCTCCAGAAGTCAAAGTCATCGTTCTGAGCAGCCACTCAGCGGCCGACATGCTGCCGGTGCTGAGCCGGCATGATGTCCATGGATTCATCTCCAAGGAGCAGGGGCTCAAGGCTCTGGCAGATGAGATTACCTCCATCTGCGGCCCGGAGGATGCTGCGTCTCCCGTGCCTTCTGGGGGTACGACTGGAACTGGCACAGGCCGGTTAATGACTGCCCACTGA
- a CDS encoding N,N-dimethylformamidase beta subunit family domain-containing protein yields the protein MSTDKDPDFTSSRRAFLKTSATTALGGGLLAGAPEPAHAAAQSARSNVIAQENAREGTLDWQLSRVRLDKSDGFRSPFIEGYCSRQSVKAGETIDIMVSTAPESKFTLEIFRTGYYGGKGARLMKVLGPFDGKAQPMPKPGEKDLHECRWEPTTTLAIPEDWVSGVYLGRLTTLPEQSDKPYWQTYVIFIVRDERPANILFQCSDNTWQAYNRWPTHYSVYTHPKGNQGPWADVSFDRPYGRQSQYTGIVNDPLSVGSGEFTSFEQPLSYWLEQHGYDVSYCSNSEMLTPDRGLKCRTFISVGHDEYWDIRQFHSVEKMRDEGVNLMFLSGNAVCWVTPMRAGFDGRENRIMFRGGPYGGGQDYVKDRQEKNGPFPEHGPDEGLLIGARNGRPINGGGDWIVTNPGHWIFEGTGMKKGDRIPGLVGWEYHNLAATEIPGLEIIAEGPVWVGGETPSHYTATVYPGPKGNFIFNAATIFWCQGLSHPPGHTLPWSHWSRPFGPDERVQQITRNFLNKVLA from the coding sequence ATGAGCACTGACAAGGACCCCGACTTCACCTCTTCCCGCCGCGCCTTTTTGAAGACCTCTGCCACCACCGCACTCGGCGGCGGCCTGCTGGCAGGGGCACCTGAGCCGGCGCATGCAGCCGCTCAGTCTGCGCGGAGCAATGTCATCGCCCAGGAGAACGCCAGGGAGGGCACCCTCGACTGGCAGCTCTCCCGTGTGCGGCTGGACAAGTCGGACGGCTTTCGCTCGCCGTTCATCGAGGGCTACTGCTCGCGGCAGAGTGTAAAGGCGGGCGAGACGATCGACATCATGGTCTCGACAGCGCCTGAGTCGAAGTTCACACTCGAAATCTTCCGCACCGGTTACTACGGCGGCAAAGGAGCGCGGCTGATGAAAGTGCTCGGGCCTTTCGATGGCAAGGCTCAGCCGATGCCAAAGCCGGGCGAAAAGGACCTCCACGAATGCCGCTGGGAACCCACCACGACACTCGCCATTCCCGAAGACTGGGTCAGCGGCGTCTATCTTGGCAGGCTCACCACGCTGCCGGAGCAGTCTGACAAGCCCTATTGGCAAACCTACGTCATCTTCATCGTGCGCGACGAGCGGCCTGCGAACATTCTGTTTCAATGCTCGGACAACACCTGGCAGGCCTACAATCGCTGGCCCACTCATTATTCAGTCTACACGCATCCAAAGGGGAACCAAGGCCCGTGGGCCGATGTGAGTTTCGACCGCCCTTACGGGCGGCAGTCGCAATACACCGGCATTGTCAATGACCCGCTCTCGGTCGGCTCCGGCGAGTTCACCTCCTTTGAGCAGCCGCTCTCCTACTGGCTGGAACAGCACGGCTACGATGTCAGCTATTGCTCCAACAGCGAAATGCTTACGCCAGATCGCGGCCTGAAGTGCCGGACATTCATCAGCGTCGGCCACGATGAGTATTGGGACATCCGCCAGTTCCACAGTGTCGAGAAGATGCGCGATGAGGGTGTGAATCTGATGTTCCTCTCTGGCAACGCGGTATGCTGGGTGACGCCCATGCGCGCGGGCTTCGACGGGCGTGAAAACCGCATCATGTTCCGCGGCGGCCCCTACGGCGGCGGGCAGGACTATGTGAAAGACCGTCAAGAAAAGAACGGCCCCTTCCCGGAGCATGGCCCCGACGAAGGTCTGCTGATAGGCGCACGCAACGGACGGCCCATCAATGGCGGTGGCGACTGGATCGTGACAAATCCCGGCCACTGGATTTTCGAAGGCACGGGGATGAAAAAAGGCGATCGCATTCCCGGCCTCGTCGGTTGGGAGTATCACAATCTCGCTGCGACTGAGATCCCCGGCTTGGAAATCATTGCTGAAGGGCCTGTGTGGGTCGGCGGAGAAACGCCTTCGCACTACACCGCCACCGTTTACCCAGGACCAAAAGGCAACTTCATTTTCAATGCCGCAACCATCTTCTGGTGCCAGGGACTCAGCCATCCGCCCGGCCACACGTTGCCTTGGTCACACTGGTCTCGCCCGTTTGGCCCCGATGAGCGCGTGCAGCAGATCACCCGGAACTTTTTGAATAAGGTCCTGGCATAG
- a CDS encoding hybrid sensor histidine kinase/response regulator, whose protein sequence is MRPSFSFLEGTVEERIDFLGSMGHELRNPLANMIAQVETLLAGVYGPLQNTQENAVAAIRDSTQRMLRLVTDLVDVGRIEAGVTPLTPMPCLVRECFENGKAEVEALAQSRSIQVVADVRPKDLGVVADARRLEQIIAELLVAALLSMKTGGLLKLAITHEQGGLVLQTQCGAGQAAGHDGPEQVLGRLGKIRPIGLALLQKLVQVHGGTFVLNEMTDQDFGMCIRVPVSRSGGSIVEEVEAVAPQAAAVSAHAESAAPLPAPAQSSAGCRQSLILIADDQPALVAVTRNYFESLGFEVVTAQDGSEAVKQACLLQPDLILMDVRMPVVDGLSAIRQIRASEDPKTRDIAIVSLSGHATAADKEKCLAAGASAYLNKPFGIRELDRIISEFVRPAS, encoded by the coding sequence ATGCGGCCGAGTTTTTCGTTTTTGGAAGGTACCGTCGAAGAGCGGATCGACTTTCTTGGGAGCATGGGGCATGAACTGCGCAACCCGCTTGCGAACATGATTGCACAGGTTGAGACCCTGCTGGCGGGGGTGTACGGACCGCTGCAAAACACGCAGGAGAATGCCGTGGCGGCGATCAGGGACAGCACGCAGAGAATGCTGCGACTGGTGACGGATCTAGTGGATGTGGGCAGGATCGAGGCGGGAGTGACGCCGCTGACACCCATGCCATGCCTGGTGCGCGAGTGCTTTGAGAATGGCAAGGCCGAGGTGGAAGCACTGGCGCAGTCGCGATCCATCCAGGTGGTGGCAGATGTGCGGCCCAAGGATCTTGGGGTGGTTGCGGATGCACGGAGGCTGGAGCAGATCATCGCCGAACTGCTGGTTGCGGCGCTGCTGTCCATGAAAACGGGCGGGCTACTGAAGCTGGCCATCACGCATGAGCAGGGCGGGCTGGTGCTGCAGACGCAGTGCGGAGCCGGACAAGCAGCGGGGCATGACGGCCCAGAACAGGTCCTGGGACGTCTGGGAAAAATCCGCCCCATCGGGCTGGCGCTGCTGCAGAAACTGGTGCAGGTACATGGCGGAACTTTTGTACTGAATGAGATGACGGACCAGGATTTTGGAATGTGCATCCGCGTGCCCGTGAGCAGGTCTGGAGGGAGCATTGTGGAAGAGGTGGAGGCGGTGGCGCCACAAGCAGCGGCTGTGTCCGCCCACGCAGAGTCTGCGGCACCTCTGCCTGCACCTGCTCAGAGTTCGGCGGGCTGTCGTCAATCTTTGATTCTGATTGCTGATGACCAGCCGGCCTTGGTCGCTGTGACGCGCAATTATTTTGAGAGCCTGGGATTTGAGGTGGTGACTGCCCAGGACGGAAGCGAGGCGGTGAAGCAGGCCTGTTTATTGCAGCCGGATCTCATCCTGATGGATGTGCGGATGCCTGTCGTGGACGGGCTGAGCGCCATCCGGCAGATCCGTGCGTCCGAAGATCCCAAGACGCGCGACATTGCCATCGTGAGCCTTTCCGGCCATGCGACTGCGGCTGACAAGGAAAAGTGCCTGGCCGCCGGCGCCAGCGCCTATCTGAACAAGCCGTTTGGCATTCGCGAACTGGACCGGATCATTTCGGAGTTCGTGCGCCCGGCAAGCTGA